ATGGAAGAATTGTTTCTAAGTGTTCTACCACGCTGCTCACAACATCGCAAACAGGTTTGTTCGCATCAATAAATGCAAAAGAAGTATCGGGAAAAAACTCAGGACACTTGCGAAAATAAGATCTAAGCTCTATCTGAAACTTGGGATCCTCAAACTTCTCTTTTTCCGATTCAGCAAGCCTTCTCTTCATAGCAACATCAACATCAACTTCCAAAATTATTGCAAGATTCACGGGTGCAAGTTTTCCCTCCCTTTGCAAATCATGATGTCGTTGCACCAAATACTGCGTGTCCATACCCTGAGCTGATTGATACGCAACAGTATCATAACGCTCCCTATCACACAACACCACCGCACCCCGCTTAACCGCGGGAAAAATCACTTGCTCATGATGCTCAATGCGATCTTCAATGAACAACTCCGTTGCTTTTTCCTTATTAGACCAAGCATCACCATCTGATTGAAGCATGGCCCTTGCTCTTGCACCGAACCTACCATACGTAGGTTCACGCGTAGTTACTATGTGCGTGTACTTCTTACTACGATCATAAAGGTAATTATGAATCTCTTTCAACAACGTTCCCTTCCCAGCACCATCAGGACCTGAAATGACAAATAACAAACCCTCTTCCATGACGAAAACTCTAGAAGTTTCACTTATAATGTTTTTGGGTATCTTTTCTCCCTCATGAACAAGTTAAATCTATAAAGTAGCACTCTATCATAAAAGGTATGAAAGTTGTTGTAGGAATTACAGGCACCATTGCTTCAGGAAAGGGAAGAGCAGCACAATTTTTCAAAGAGCATGGTTTTGAACATCACTCACTCTCACAAGAAATAAGAGCAATTGCAAAAGAAAGAGGACTTCCCATAAACCGAGAAACACTAAGCAAGCTAGGATCCCAACTAAGAGCGGAAAGCAAAGAGAGCATCCTTGCAAAACGCGTTGCAAAAAACATCAAAGGAAGAAAAAAATACTTCGTCATCGATGGGATACGTGATATGAGCGAAGTCAAATACTTTCAAAAACATTTTCACTTCTACCTCATTGGAATTGATGCAGATCCACATATTAGATTCCAACGCCTCAAAAAAAGAAGAAGGAAAGGAGACCCTGACACTTTTGAAGATTTTCTCATCATTGACAGAAGAGAACGACGAGCAGGAGGAGGACAAGAAGTACAAAAATGCCTTATGGCAGCGGACTTTCTCATCTCCAATGACGGTACACTTGAAGAATTCCATAAAAACCTCAAAAAAGTGTTGTCAAAGATAAGAGACGACGTTAAACACTTAAAGAGATAATTCCAAACACAACACATGCGACAACCATTCATCATAGGACTTGTAGGGCCTGTCTGTGCGGGAAAGGGGCATGCAGGAACATTCTTACACCAAGTCCACGGTTATGACTCTTTTGGCATAGGAGATCTCGTAAGAGAACAATGTATTAAAGAGGGAATACCTTTTGGCAGAGAAAACGAAGATGCGATGGGTTATAGAAAACGCGAGGAATTCGGTCCGCACTACTGGATGGAACAAGCATACAATCGTGCAAAAAGAACCGGCCGTGCAGCAATCGACGGCCTAAGAACACTAGATGATGTCGGCTACTTTTTCAATCTTAGGGAGCAAGGTGAAATTAGGTTTACGCTCTTTGCAATAATTGCAGACCAAGAAATCCGTTGGAAACGTATGCAAAAAAGAGCAAGAAAAGGAGATCCTACGACATGGGAGGAATTTGTTAGAAAAGACTTGGAGCACAGGCAAGGAGACATCTTCAAAATAGATGAGTTGGTAAACATTGCAAATTACACGTTCATTAACAATACAGACTTAAGGGATCTCTACGACGCACTTGATAGCGTCGTTGAACAATTTTAACTCATAACAACAACACAAAGAATCCTCTGACGTCAAAGAATCCTCCGACGTCTCACACATAACACTCAGAGTAGAACTTCAAAAAGGGGATTATCATAAAACGCACCTCTTTTCCTCAAATACGTATAATATGACCATGCACACCTCTCAAAAATACACCAATTGCACACTGGGCAACGAACTCTTAGAACAACTAATCCAAGAAGAACGCATTCTCTTCACAGATGCTCACTCTCAAGTAATGCCTGCAAGCATTGACCTTGCAGTAGATAGTGGCTGGCATATGAAAGGTTCGCTTTCAAGACGCCCCTATGAAACAAACTGGGACGTCATTAACCAATTCCAAAAAGCGAAACTACAACCAGAAGACGTGTTACACGTTGGTGAGACCTACATGTTCCACATCACAACGCGACTCAACCTACCAGAACAGATTCACGGATTTGCAAATCCAAAAAGTACAACAGGAAGAGACGGCGTAGTAG
Above is a window of Candidatus Woesearchaeota archaeon DNA encoding:
- the tmk gene encoding dTMP kinase, with the protein product MEEGLLFVISGPDGAGKGTLLKEIHNYLYDRSKKYTHIVTTREPTYGRFGARARAMLQSDGDAWSNKEKATELFIEDRIEHHEQVIFPAVKRGAVVLCDRERYDTVAYQSAQGMDTQYLVQRHHDLQREGKLAPVNLAIILEVDVDVAMKRRLAESEKEKFEDPKFQIELRSYFRKCPEFFPDTSFAFIDANKPVCDVVSSVVEHLETILPY